The window CGCGTGCGCGCAGTCACACCACCCGAAGTAGTTCGTCATTCAACTTCTTAGGTAGACTTCATTCATGGAGACCGAGACGGCCACGCGCTGGCTGACCGATGCGGAGCAGTGCGCCTGGCGCACCCACCTGGAGGTCAACAGGCTGTTGACGTACCAGCTCGAGAAGGACTTGCAGCCGTTCGGCCTGACTATGAACGACTACGAGATCCTGGTGAACCTGTCCGAGTCGGAGGACGTACGGATGCGGATGAGCGACCTCGCCTCCGCGACCCTGCAGTCCAAGAGCCGGCTCTCGCACCAGATCACGCGGATGGAGAACGCGAACCTGGTGCGCCGTGAGAACTGCGAGTCCGACCGGCGCGGACTGTTCGCCGTGCTGACCGAGCACGGCATGGAGACGATGCGGAAGGTGGCGCCGCACCACGTGGCGTCGGTGCGGCGGCACTTCATCGACCTTCTGTCGCCGGAGACACTGATAGAGCTGGACAAGGCGCTCAAGCCGATCGCCGAGCACCTGCGGGGACAGCGAGGGCGTCCCTAGCTCCGTTCGCCTGCCGGACAGGCCTCGGCCGGGCGGCCGGTCGCTCCGGCCCGCTCGGGCGGGGTGTCCCCGGCCGAAGCGGCGTGGTCAGCCGCCCGGCCGGCCCGCCACCGCACGGCCGACAGCGCGGGCAGCAGGGCCGCGCCGCCCGCGAGGGCGAAGCACGCGCACAGCGGCAGGCGGCCGATCAGCAGCCCCGCCACCAGCGCTCCCCCGGAACTTCCCGCGTTGACGCCCATGTTGACCCAGGCCCCGGCCCGGGTGCGGGCATCGGCCGGCACCGTCTCGTCGGCCAGGAGATAGGCCGTCGTCAGCGCCGGGGCGAGGAACGCCCCGGCGACGGCCATCGCCACCGTGAGCGTCCACAGGTTCGGTGCCAGGCCGGCCGCCGCCACCGTCAGGCCCAGG of the Streptomyces sp. 1222.5 genome contains:
- a CDS encoding MarR family winged helix-turn-helix transcriptional regulator, which translates into the protein METETATRWLTDAEQCAWRTHLEVNRLLTYQLEKDLQPFGLTMNDYEILVNLSESEDVRMRMSDLASATLQSKSRLSHQITRMENANLVRRENCESDRRGLFAVLTEHGMETMRKVAPHHVASVRRHFIDLLSPETLIELDKALKPIAEHLRGQRGRP